In Silene latifolia isolate original U9 population chromosome 3, ASM4854445v1, whole genome shotgun sequence, a single window of DNA contains:
- the LOC141645870 gene encoding protein LIGHT-DEPENDENT SHORT HYPOCOTYLS 10-like translates to MSKNGINGDTGEGRTHQIRQSTGPISRYESQKRRDWNTFSQYLKNLRPPVSVMSHCTDSNILDFLRYLDQFGKTKVHHLGCVFFGQPDPPAPCTCPVKQAWGSLDALIGRLRAAYEENGGPPETNPFASGTIRVYLREVRDSQAKARGVPYKKKKKRRTTPMKGATTPVVTTVTDNYNNNDNYYNYNNDNNATSSSRSP, encoded by the coding sequence ATGTCTAAAAATGGCATAAACGGCGATACCGGGGAGGGTAGGACCCACCAAATAAGGCAATCAACGGGTCCAATAAGCCGGTACGAGTCCCAAAAGAGACGAGATTGGAACACGTTTAGCCAATACTTGAAAAACCTACGTCCACCCGTGTCGGTCATGTCCCATTGTACGGACAGCAACATCTTAGATTTTCTTAGGTACTTGGATCAATTTGGTAAGACTAAGGTGCACCACTTGGGTTGCGTGTTTTTCGGGCAACCTGACCCGCCTGCCCCGTGTACGTGCCCCGTTAAGCAGGCATGGGGTAGCCTTGATGCCCTCATTGGCCGGCTTCGGGCTGCCTATGAGGAGAACGGAGGCCCGCCCGAGACTAACCCGTTTGCAAGCGGGACTATTCGGGTTTATTTGAGGGAGGTTAGGGATTCTCAAGCTAAGGCTAGAGGTGTCCCGtacaagaagaaaaagaagaggagGACGACTCCGATGAAAGGTGCAACGACTCCCGTTGTTACTACTGTTActgataattataataataatgataattattataattataataatgataataatgctACTAGTTCTTCAAGGTCTCCTTAa